From the genome of Bifidobacterium asteroides, one region includes:
- a CDS encoding DUF6932 family protein, which translates to MSLLTTKELKEQEVLQYAGKRNPLVCTEQEIESVFLFSQRRRIIWESYLTWRSAVTSQLHPVRFWLDGSFITAKENPHDIDVVVVVAPDVYEQARCTAADAIQPLFGHKVPGGFYRPCDGLVDAYMVTEDSLELLEYWDNFWSSVNTKKQYVSESIHKKRYLEVKWQ; encoded by the coding sequence ATGAGTCTACTGACAACGAAGGAACTCAAAGAACAGGAAGTTCTGCAGTATGCTGGTAAGAGGAATCCTTTAGTTTGTACAGAGCAGGAGATTGAGAGTGTCTTCCTGTTCTCGCAACGGCGCAGGATTATATGGGAGAGTTACTTGACTTGGCGGTCTGCAGTAACTAGCCAATTGCACCCTGTTAGATTCTGGCTTGATGGTAGTTTCATCACTGCCAAGGAGAATCCTCACGACATTGATGTCGTAGTGGTTGTGGCACCAGATGTCTATGAGCAAGCAAGATGTACGGCGGCCGACGCGATTCAGCCGCTTTTCGGCCATAAAGTTCCTGGAGGCTTTTATAGACCTTGTGACGGGTTGGTGGACGCATACATGGTGACAGAGGATAGCCTTGAGTTGTTAGAGTATTGGGACAACTTTTGGTCGAGCGTGAACACAAAAAAGCAGTATGTGTCTGAAAGCATCCATAAGAAGCGCTATCTGGAGGTGAAATGGCAATGA
- a CDS encoding peptidoglycan-binding domain-containing protein, with protein sequence MGTRVDGVVSGRVMPDGKSYARPVLKSCSYGKGGSLLIKAVQARLGLARDGLLGPATIRAIQAHLGVAQDGSFGPATVRALQARLNQGPSERRRP encoded by the coding sequence ATGGGCACCCGGGTGGATGGGGTGGTCTCGGGGCGGGTCATGCCTGACGGCAAGTCCTATGCGAGGCCTGTGCTCAAGTCCTGCAGCTACGGCAAGGGCGGCAGTCTGCTCATCAAGGCGGTGCAGGCCAGGCTGGGGCTGGCCCGGGACGGGCTGCTCGGGCCTGCCACCATCCGTGCCATCCAGGCGCATCTGGGGGTGGCGCAGGACGGCAGTTTCGGCCCTGCGACCGTCAGGGCCCTTCAGGCCCGGCTCAACCAAGGACCTTCTGAAAGGAGACGACCATGA